CGCGACGACCGCGCCGACGAGCCGCGCCTTTTCCGCTTGATGGCCGGCGAGGTGATCCACAACGTTCTGACCGGCGAGTCCAACGTGCCGACCGCGGGATCGCTGCTGATCTTTGACCGCGACGACGAGGGCGCCAAGGCGGCGCCCTCCTCGCTCTTCGACGCGCGGGGATCGACGCGCTTCAAGTGGGACAATTCCCTGAAGATGCTTCGCGAGAGCGAGTCACGCTACCGCATCCTGCTCGACGGCGGCGTGGAGCTGATCCACGCGGGGCTTCGCCCGCAGGACACCCTGACGCTGACCTCCGACCAGCTGGAAAACACCGTGGAGCGGCTCGAGGCGGCGCCGGTGAAGGCGGACGCCTCCGAGGCGACGCCCGCCGACTTCGGTGCGCCGGTGAAGTTGATGCGCGTGCGGGCGCTGGGGCGGGTCTTCGTGCGGACGCCCGACGTGGACGTGGAGTGCGACGCCTTCGACTACGACCTGCGGACCAAGATCGCCACCATCGCGGCGCGGCCGGGCCGGACGATCACCGTGATGCAGAAGGGCAAGGGCTCTCCGATCAAGGCCGACGCGGCGGTCTGGGATCTGGACAACGGGCGCGTGCGCGTGACCAACGCCGCGGGCAGCACCTTCCGCTGAGAGCGGATCGCGAATCCGGAATCACCGGGCACCAAATGTGCATCGCGGCGTCGCGCTCACAGCAGCGAGCGGATTTCCCAGAGGTCGGGAAAGAGCGGCTGAAAAAGTGTGCTGCGCAGATACTCCACTCCCGAGGAGCCCCCGGTGCCGGTTTTGGTGCCGATGGTGCGCTCCACCATTTTCACGTGCCGGTAGCGCCATTCCTGGATGCCCTCGTCCAGGTCGACCATCATCTCGCACATGCCGCGCAGGGGGCCCGGCGCCTTGTAGACCCGCAGCAGCAATTCTTGGAGCTGGGGATCGGCCACAGTGGCCGCGGTCGGATCGCGCTGCAGCGCCGACTCGGGAACCGGCTGCTTCAGCGTGGCCAGGCACTTGACGAAGCAGGCCCAGAGCGTCGGCTGCTTGAAGTGCCGCTCCAGAGCGACGCGCTCGGGGCTGCCCGGGGCGTAGCGATCGAAGACCTTGGGATTGCGCTTGCCCAGCAGGAACTCGAAGGCGCGGAACTGCCAGCTCTGGAATCCGCTGGCGTTGGTCAGAAAGCTGCGGAAGGCGAGGAAGGAGGTCGGCGTCATCGTCTCCAGCACGTCGATCTGCGCCACCATGGTCTTGAGAATCTTGAGCATCCGCGAAAGCGTGGAGGCGGCCTCTTCCAGGCGGCCCTCGGCGAAGAGTCGACCCAGGCGCTCGCCCTCGTGGATCTGCTGCTTGAACCAGAGTTCGTAGACCTGGTGGATGATGATGAAGAGCGTCTCGTCGTGCTCGACCGGGGTTCCCACCGGCTGCTGAAGCGAGAGCAATTCCTGGACTTTCAGATACTTGCCGTAGGTGATTTCCACGCACGGAGCATACCGTTGGCGCGGGGCGGCGGAGCGTCCAGGGCGCAGCGCAGGCCCAGCTCCGCGCAGAGCAATCGCGACGTGATCTGCGAGGAGAGGAAGATCACCGGCAGACCCGAACCCGGATGCGTTCCGCCGCCGACGAACCAGACGCCGTCGACGCCCTTCATCCTGTGCTGCGGCCGCTTGTGCAGCATCTGCCCGAGCGTGTGCGCCAGGTTGAAGGTCGCCCCGAAGTGGATTCCCTCGGTGGCCCAGTCCGCGGGCGTGGTGCGTTGCTCGGCGCGGATGCGCGGCCGGAGATCGCCGAGGCCGAAGACGTGGTCCAGCTGGTCGAGAGCGCGCTCGCGGAGCCCACGGTTGGACTCGCGCCACTCCACGCGGTTGCTTCCCGGTTGCGTGTTGGGCGTGGGCACGAGGACGTAGAGCGAGGAGTGCCCGCGCGGAGCCATGGAGTCGTCCAGCGGCGTGGGATTGCAGACGTACATCGAAGGGTCTTCGCTGAGGACGCCCTCGGTGGTGATCTCCCTCAGATTCCGCTCATAGCTGCGGCTGGCGTAGATGGTGTGGTGGGGCAGTTCGATCTCGCCTTCGAGGCCCAGGTACATCATGTAGGTCGAGCAGGAGTAGCGCTTGCGATCGATGCTGCGATCGCTCCATTGGCCGCGCAGCGACTCGGGGATCAATCGCTTCATCGCCGCAGCGGCGTCGGCGTTGACCACCACATGCGGGTGGTGCCGCAATGCACCGTCCACCTGGACGCCGACGGCTCGCCGGCCCTCAAAGGCGATCGCCTCGACCGGTGCATTGAAATGGAATCGCACGCCGAGCTCCTCGGCGATGCCGCGCAGCGCCTCCATCAGCGCGTTGCACCCGCCGCGCGGATGCCAGATGCCGTACTCGTACTCGATGAAGGGAAGGATGCTGAAGAGTTCGGGGCACTCGAAGGGGCTCATGCCCAGGTACTTGCTCTGAAAGGAGAGGGCGAGCCTGATCTGCGGGTGCTTGAAGTAGCCGCCGAGGTGCTCGTGCAGGCTTTGCCAGGGGCGGAGGCGCGGGCCGGCGCGCAGGGTGTCGGCTGAGAGCAGGTCGAGCACGCTGCGCATGGGCCGGCGCAGCAGCGGTGTCATTGCCGCGAGCTTGCGTCGGTTGTCGTCGATGAATCGGAGGAAGGCGGGGCCGTCGCCGGGCTCGATGGCAGAAAGGCGCCGCTCCATGGCATGCAGGTCCTGGGTTGTGTCCAGCGTGATCGGCTCGCGTTCGGGCCGTCCGAGGAGAAGGCGGTACATCGGGTCCAGGCGCTGAAGCTCGACGTGATCCGAGAGCTTGGCGCCCGAGGCCGCGAGGATCTCGTCGAGCACGTAGGGCATCATGAAGAAGGTCGGGCCCACGTCGAAGCGGAAGGCTCCGCGATCGGAATTCAGCTCGAGACGGCGCGAGCGGCCGCCGACCTGCGGCAGCGCCTCGTACACGTCGACCGAGGCGCCGCTGGCGGCGAGCAGCAGCGCGGCGGCGAGACCGCCCGGGCCGGCGCCGACGACGGCCACATCGGAGGTCCTGCGAAGGTGCGATGGAGAGGAGATCATTCCTGTGCTGAGGTCATAAGGGATTCAGGCTGCCGCAGTTTCAAACGATGGAATCGTGAGATGGGCTAAACTCGGACTCCCATGGCCTCGGTTGAGTCTATCCACGCGCTGCCGAGATTTCCCTGGAGGGATCGGCTGCGCTGGATGGCCCGCTTCGAATCGGCGGTAGCGCATCATGCGCTGGAACTGTCGCAGGAAATTTCCGACGAGATTGGCAAGCCCCAGGGCGAGGCCTATGTCACCGAGCTGCTGCCGTTGATCGCGGCGATCCGCTGGCACCGTCGACATGCGCAAAAACTGCTGCGCGGCAGGCGGGTCGGAGGCCGGCCCTGGTGGATGATCGGGCGCTCGCTGCGCGAGTTTCGCGCGCCGCTGGGGCGGGTCCTGATCATCGCGACCTGGAACTACCCCGCGGGCTTGCTGGGCATTCAGCTGCTGCAGGCCATCGCCGCCGGAAACACCGTGGTGGTGAAGCCCTCTGAGCGGAGCCCGCGAAGCCAGTCGATGCTTCTGCGGATCGCGCAAGCGTGCGGATTGCCCGAAGGCGCGCTGCAGGTCGTGGGTTGTTCGCCGCAGGCCGGTCGCGAGGCACTGGAATCGGGCGGATTCGACCATGTGATGTTCACCGGCGGCACCGAAACCGGCCGCGCCGTCGCCGCGCATTGCGCCGAAACGCTGACCTCCTCGACCCTCGAACTGAGCGGTCGAGACTCGGCGTTCGTCCTCGACGGCGCCGATGTGGGCAGGGCGGCCAGGTCGATCTGGAACGCGCTGACGATGAACGCGGGGCAGACCTGCATGGCGCCGCGACGGGTCTTCGTGGAGCGGAAGTGCTACCGGGCATTCCTCGATGCGCTGGCGCCGCTGGCGGCGGGGGCGCGTCCGCTTCGGCTCATCGATGCACACGCGGCGGACCGTTGCGAAAAACTTGTGCGGCAAGCCGTGGCCATGGGCGGGCGAAGCCTCTCGGCGGTGATCGATGCCGCGAAAGGTTGCCAACTACGCCCGCTGGTGGTCGTGGATTGTCCCGTGGATTCACCACTCGCGGAGGGGGATCACTTCGGCCCGGTGCTGGCGATCCTCCCGGTCGAGAATTTCCCAGAGGCGGTCAAATTGCATCGCGGGGGCCGGCACCATCTGACCGCGAGCATCTACACGGCCGAAGCACATGCAATGTGCCGCGACGAATCGCTGATGTCGATTCTGGGTGTCGGCGTGGTCACCTTCAACGAGAGCGTGATGCCGACCGGCCATCCGGCGCTTGCCATCGGCGGCAGGGGATCGAGCGGCTGGGGCGCGAGCCGCGGAAGGGAAGGGCTGATGCAGCTCACCCGCGCCGTCGCAGCTACATCGACAGCAGGCTGGGCACCCTCGGCGAAGACCCCCAATGCGAAGACATTGAAGAGCCTCGCGAAGATCGTGGGATGGATCAGCGGCGCGGCTCCGGTATCGTTCGCGGGGATGGCTGAGGCGCCTGCGCCGGAGCGACCGGCGAAGAAGCGCGAGCTGCAATTGCAAGAGAGCGATGATCGCTCATCGGAGTCGCCGTGAAATCCCGGCCGACCGCGGTGATCGTGGGCGGCGGACTCGCGGGGCTCGCCTGTGCCGTGGAGCTGACCACCGCGGGATTCGCCGTGACCATCGTCGAGAAAAATTCGCATCTGGGCGGCAAGATGAACGTGCTGGAGGAGCGAGGCTTCCGCTTCGACATGGGGCCGACGATCCTGACCCTTCCGGATGTTCTGCGCGGCGTCATTCGGCGCAGTGGCCGCCGCGTCGAGGACTATCTGGAGCTGGTGCGGCTCGATCCGCAGTGGCGCTGCTTCTACGAGGATGGAACAACCATCGACTTGCTTTCGGAAGTGGCGGAGATGAAGTCTGTCATGGACCGGCAATTTCCCGGCTCTGATGCCGGTGCCGGATGGGAGAAGTTCGTGGCGTGGAGCCGCCGCATGTACCGCCTGAGCGAACGGGTCTTCTTCTACAAGGACCTGCAGGGGATCGGCGACCTGATCCGCAAGCCGCCACCGCGCGAGCCGGGAATGATGGGTGACGTGCTGGCCATGCGCATGCACAGCACCCTTGCCGCGACGGCGCACCGATTCATCCCCGAGTCGCACCTGCGGCAGCTTGCCGAACACTTCCTGCAGTACGTGGGATCGAGTCCCTTTCTGGCCCCGGCGATCCTGGGATTGATCGCGGCGGCCCAGGTGGATCACGGCTGCTGGTACAGCATGGGCGGAACGCGCAGCGTCGCCCGCAGCCTGGAGCGCATCCTGCGCGAGGAGAACGCGACCCTGTTGCATGGCGTCGGGGTGAAAGTGATCCTGGAGGAAGGCGGCCGCGCCATCGGAGTCGAGCTCGAGGATGGCCGCCGTATCACCGCCGATGTCGTCGTGAGCAATTGCGACGTGCAGCGCACCTATCGGGACCTGGTTCAGTCACCGCGAGGCGCACGCGAGCAAGAGCGGATCGCCAGAAACTACGCGCCCGCCTGCAGCGGAGTCGTTCTCT
This portion of the Planctomycetota bacterium genome encodes:
- a CDS encoding tryptophan 2,3-dioxygenase: MEITYGKYLKVQELLSLQQPVGTPVEHDETLFIIIHQVYELWFKQQIHEGERLGRLFAEGRLEEAASTLSRMLKILKTMVAQIDVLETMTPTSFLAFRSFLTNASGFQSWQFRAFEFLLGKRNPKVFDRYAPGSPERVALERHFKQPTLWACFVKCLATLKQPVPESALQRDPTAATVADPQLQELLLRVYKAPGPLRGMCEMMVDLDEGIQEWRYRHVKMVERTIGTKTGTGGSSGVEYLRSTLFQPLFPDLWEIRSLL
- the crtI gene encoding phytoene desaturase produces the protein MAVVGAGPGGLAAALLLAASGASVDVYEALPQVGGRSRRLELNSDRGAFRFDVGPTFFMMPYVLDEILAASGAKLSDHVELQRLDPMYRLLLGRPEREPITLDTTQDLHAMERRLSAIEPGDGPAFLRFIDDNRRKLAAMTPLLRRPMRSVLDLLSADTLRAGPRLRPWQSLHEHLGGYFKHPQIRLALSFQSKYLGMSPFECPELFSILPFIEYEYGIWHPRGGCNALMEALRGIAEELGVRFHFNAPVEAIAFEGRRAVGVQVDGALRHHPHVVVNADAAAAMKRLIPESLRGQWSDRSIDRKRYSCSTYMMYLGLEGEIELPHHTIYASRSYERNLREITTEGVLSEDPSMYVCNPTPLDDSMAPRGHSSLYVLVPTPNTQPGSNRVEWRESNRGLRERALDQLDHVFGLGDLRPRIRAEQRTTPADWATEGIHFGATFNLAHTLGQMLHKRPQHRMKGVDGVWFVGGGTHPGSGLPVIFLSSQITSRLLCAELGLRCALDAPPPRANGMLRAWKSPTASI
- a CDS encoding aldehyde dehydrogenase family protein — translated: MASVESIHALPRFPWRDRLRWMARFESAVAHHALELSQEISDEIGKPQGEAYVTELLPLIAAIRWHRRHAQKLLRGRRVGGRPWWMIGRSLREFRAPLGRVLIIATWNYPAGLLGIQLLQAIAAGNTVVVKPSERSPRSQSMLLRIAQACGLPEGALQVVGCSPQAGREALESGGFDHVMFTGGTETGRAVAAHCAETLTSSTLELSGRDSAFVLDGADVGRAARSIWNALTMNAGQTCMAPRRVFVERKCYRAFLDALAPLAAGARPLRLIDAHAADRCEKLVRQAVAMGGRSLSAVIDAAKGCQLRPLVVVDCPVDSPLAEGDHFGPVLAILPVENFPEAVKLHRGGRHHLTASIYTAEAHAMCRDESLMSILGVGVVTFNESVMPTGHPALAIGGRGSSGWGASRGREGLMQLTRAVAATSTAGWAPSAKTPNAKTLKSLAKIVGWISGAAPVSFAGMAEAPAPERPAKKRELQLQESDDRSSESP
- the crtI gene encoding phytoene desaturase, which gives rise to MKSRPTAVIVGGGLAGLACAVELTTAGFAVTIVEKNSHLGGKMNVLEERGFRFDMGPTILTLPDVLRGVIRRSGRRVEDYLELVRLDPQWRCFYEDGTTIDLLSEVAEMKSVMDRQFPGSDAGAGWEKFVAWSRRMYRLSERVFFYKDLQGIGDLIRKPPPREPGMMGDVLAMRMHSTLAATAHRFIPESHLRQLAEHFLQYVGSSPFLAPAILGLIAAAQVDHGCWYSMGGTRSVARSLERILREENATLLHGVGVKVILEEGGRAIGVELEDGRRITADVVVSNCDVQRTYRDLVQSPRGAREQERIARNYAPACSGVVLYLGLDRQYDHLLHHNFMFSRDSSQEFQDIYAAGNPARDPSLYVCVPSRTDDRQAPDGCEALYVLVHTAHLRERHHWEGPGGLFEQYRPVIMEKLKRFGMPDLEKHIVVERHLTPASIERLYNAEGGAIYGLASHGRLRGGFKPRNRSRVLRHLYLAGGSTNPGPGVPMVLMSGVTAARAIGEDFGIAMPKLEAPPTAAPPAPVEALSS